One Malania oleifera isolate guangnan ecotype guangnan chromosome 10, ASM2987363v1, whole genome shotgun sequence genomic region harbors:
- the LOC131165399 gene encoding serine/threonine-protein kinase PCRK1-like isoform X5: MKDKIHFGAMKCFPFSSWDKNDESKTTKSSSVRSSTSMLTDREVRRLDSELNSQNVSEISTESSARNSFTSMSQRSSLLRVFTFSELKTATRNFSRSLMIGEGGFGGVYKGVIRSTEDQHKKIDIAVKQLSKRGLQGHKEWVTEVNVLGVVEHPNLVKLVGYCADDDERGMQRLLIYEYMPNRSVQDHLSNRYQPPLPWVARLRIAQDAARGLTYLHEEMDFQIIFRDFKSSNILLDDQWNAKLSDFGLARLGPADGLSHVSTAVVGTIGYAAPEYIQTGRLTYKSDVWSYGVFLYELITGRRPVDRNRPKNEQKLLDWVRPHLSDLKKFQLIIDPRLEGKYSLKSVHKLAFIANKCLVRHPKTRPKMSDVLEMVNRIVEAAEMGSPQVLMNSLALKDASEKSRRELLKGRFVDPIIGENGWLVRRSWRPKFVRAC, translated from the exons ATG AAAGACAAAATTCATTTTGGGGCTATGAAGTGTTTCCCTTTCTCCAGCTGGGACAAAAATGATGAATCTAAGACCACGAAGTCTAGCTCAGTCCGCTCCTCCACTTCCATGTTGACTGATCGTGAAGTGAGGAGATTGGACTCTGAATTAAACTCCCAGAATGTATCAGAAATTAGCACGGAATCCTCCGCAAGGAACTCGTTTACGAGTATGTCTCAAAGATCCAGCCTCCTCAGAGTTTTCACGTTCTCGGAGCTGAAGACAGCCACAAGAAATTTCAGCCGCTCCCTGATGATTGGAGAGGGTGGATTTGGGGGTGTGTATAAGGGTGTTATCCGGAGTACAGAAGATCAACATAAGAAAATTGATATTGCTGTTAAGCAACTCAGCAAGAGAGGGTTGCAG GGGCACAAGGAATGGGTGACAGAAGTAAATGTCCTGGGTGTTGTTGAACATCCAAATCTTGTCAAACTAGTGGGCTACTGTGCTGACGATGATGAAAGAGGGATGCAGCGGCTGTTAATATATGAATACATGCCCAATAGGAGCGTGCAGGATCATTTATCAAATCGATATCAACCACCCCTTCCATGGGTCGCGCGACTGAGAATAGCTCAGGATGCAGCACGCGGCTTGACCTACCTCCACGAAGAAATGGATTTTCAG ATTATCTTCCGGGATTTCAAATCTTCAAACATTCTCTTGGATGATCAATGGAATGCAAAGTTGTCAGACTTTGGATTGGCCAGACTGGGCCCTGCAGATGGATTAAGCCATGTATCAACAGCA GTTGTAGGAACTATTGGATATGCAGCTCCTGAATATATTCAAACGGGGCGTCTCACGTACAAAAGTGATGTGTGGAGCTATGGGGTTTTCCTCTATGAACTTATCACTGGAAGGCGCCCTGTGGATCGAAACCGCCcgaagaatgagcaaaaacttCTGGACTGGGTCAGGCCACACCTCTCTGATCTAAAGAAGTTCCAACTGATTATTGACCCAAGGCTCGAAGGAAAGTACTCTCTCAAGTCTGTCCATAAGCTAGCTTTCATAGCTAACAAGTGCTTAGTGCGACACCCAAAAACGCGCCCCAAAATGAGTGACGTTTTGGAGATGGTGAATCGAATTGTGGAGGCAGCTGAGATGGGGAGTCCTCAAGTACTAATGAATAGCTTGGCTCTGAAAGATGCTTCTGAAAAGTCCAGAAGAGAATTATTGAAGGGGAGGTTTGTGGATCCGATAATTGGAGAAAATGGATGGTTGGTTCGTCGATCATGGAGACCAAAGTTTGTGAGGGCTTGTTAA
- the LOC131165399 gene encoding serine/threonine-protein kinase PCRK1-like isoform X3: MKLDLRRSMKKDKIHFGAMKCFPFSSWDKNDESKTTKSSSVRSSTSMLTDREVRRLDSELNSQNVSEISTESSARNSFTSMSQRSSLLRVFTFSELKTATRNFSRSLMIGEGGFGGVYKGVIRSTEDQHKKIDIAVKQLSKRGLQGHKEWVTEVNVLGVVEHPNLVKLVGYCADDDERGMQRLLIYEYMPNRSVQDHLSNRYQPPLPWVARLRIAQDAARGLTYLHEEMDFQIIFRDFKSSNILLDDQWNAKLSDFGLARLGPADGLSHVSTAVVGTIGYAAPEYIQTGRLTYKSDVWSYGVFLYELITGRRPVDRNRPKNEQKLLDWVRPHLSDLKKFQLIIDPRLEGKYSLKSVHKLAFIANKCLVRHPKTRPKMSDVLEMVNRIVEAAEMGSPQVLMNSLALKDASEKSRRELLKGRFVDPIIGENGWLVRRSWRPKFVRAC; the protein is encoded by the exons ATGAAACTCGATTTGAGAAGAAGCATGAAG AAAGACAAAATTCATTTTGGGGCTATGAAGTGTTTCCCTTTCTCCAGCTGGGACAAAAATGATGAATCTAAGACCACGAAGTCTAGCTCAGTCCGCTCCTCCACTTCCATGTTGACTGATCGTGAAGTGAGGAGATTGGACTCTGAATTAAACTCCCAGAATGTATCAGAAATTAGCACGGAATCCTCCGCAAGGAACTCGTTTACGAGTATGTCTCAAAGATCCAGCCTCCTCAGAGTTTTCACGTTCTCGGAGCTGAAGACAGCCACAAGAAATTTCAGCCGCTCCCTGATGATTGGAGAGGGTGGATTTGGGGGTGTGTATAAGGGTGTTATCCGGAGTACAGAAGATCAACATAAGAAAATTGATATTGCTGTTAAGCAACTCAGCAAGAGAGGGTTGCAG GGGCACAAGGAATGGGTGACAGAAGTAAATGTCCTGGGTGTTGTTGAACATCCAAATCTTGTCAAACTAGTGGGCTACTGTGCTGACGATGATGAAAGAGGGATGCAGCGGCTGTTAATATATGAATACATGCCCAATAGGAGCGTGCAGGATCATTTATCAAATCGATATCAACCACCCCTTCCATGGGTCGCGCGACTGAGAATAGCTCAGGATGCAGCACGCGGCTTGACCTACCTCCACGAAGAAATGGATTTTCAG ATTATCTTCCGGGATTTCAAATCTTCAAACATTCTCTTGGATGATCAATGGAATGCAAAGTTGTCAGACTTTGGATTGGCCAGACTGGGCCCTGCAGATGGATTAAGCCATGTATCAACAGCA GTTGTAGGAACTATTGGATATGCAGCTCCTGAATATATTCAAACGGGGCGTCTCACGTACAAAAGTGATGTGTGGAGCTATGGGGTTTTCCTCTATGAACTTATCACTGGAAGGCGCCCTGTGGATCGAAACCGCCcgaagaatgagcaaaaacttCTGGACTGGGTCAGGCCACACCTCTCTGATCTAAAGAAGTTCCAACTGATTATTGACCCAAGGCTCGAAGGAAAGTACTCTCTCAAGTCTGTCCATAAGCTAGCTTTCATAGCTAACAAGTGCTTAGTGCGACACCCAAAAACGCGCCCCAAAATGAGTGACGTTTTGGAGATGGTGAATCGAATTGTGGAGGCAGCTGAGATGGGGAGTCCTCAAGTACTAATGAATAGCTTGGCTCTGAAAGATGCTTCTGAAAAGTCCAGAAGAGAATTATTGAAGGGGAGGTTTGTGGATCCGATAATTGGAGAAAATGGATGGTTGGTTCGTCGATCATGGAGACCAAAGTTTGTGAGGGCTTGTTAA
- the LOC131165399 gene encoding serine/threonine-protein kinase PCRK1-like isoform X9 yields the protein MKLDLRRSMKKDKIHFGAMKCFPFSSWDKNDESKTTKSSSVRSSTSMLTDREVRRLDSELNSQNVSEISTESSARNSFTSMSQRSSLLRVFTFSELKTATRNFSRSLMIGEGGFGGVYKGVIRSTEDQHKKIDIAVKQLSKRGLQEWVTEVNVLGVVEHPNLVKLVGYCADDDERGMQRLLIYEYMPNRSVQDHLSNRYQPPLPWVARLRIAQDAARGLTYLHEEMDFQIIFRDFKSSNILLDDQWNAKLSDFGLARLGPADGLSHVSTAVVGTIGYAAPEYIQTGRLTYKSDVWSYGVFLYELITGRRPVDRNRPKNEQKLLDWVRPHLSDLKKFQLIIDPRLEGKYSLKSVHKLAFIANKCLVRHPKTRPKMSDVLEMVNRIVEAAEMGSPQVLMNSLALKDASEKSRRELLKGRFVDPIIGENGWLVRRSWRPKFVRAC from the exons ATGAAACTCGATTTGAGAAGAAGCATGAAG AAAGACAAAATTCATTTTGGGGCTATGAAGTGTTTCCCTTTCTCCAGCTGGGACAAAAATGATGAATCTAAGACCACGAAGTCTAGCTCAGTCCGCTCCTCCACTTCCATGTTGACTGATCGTGAAGTGAGGAGATTGGACTCTGAATTAAACTCCCAGAATGTATCAGAAATTAGCACGGAATCCTCCGCAAGGAACTCGTTTACGAGTATGTCTCAAAGATCCAGCCTCCTCAGAGTTTTCACGTTCTCGGAGCTGAAGACAGCCACAAGAAATTTCAGCCGCTCCCTGATGATTGGAGAGGGTGGATTTGGGGGTGTGTATAAGGGTGTTATCCGGAGTACAGAAGATCAACATAAGAAAATTGATATTGCTGTTAAGCAACTCAGCAAGAGAGGGTTGCAG GAATGGGTGACAGAAGTAAATGTCCTGGGTGTTGTTGAACATCCAAATCTTGTCAAACTAGTGGGCTACTGTGCTGACGATGATGAAAGAGGGATGCAGCGGCTGTTAATATATGAATACATGCCCAATAGGAGCGTGCAGGATCATTTATCAAATCGATATCAACCACCCCTTCCATGGGTCGCGCGACTGAGAATAGCTCAGGATGCAGCACGCGGCTTGACCTACCTCCACGAAGAAATGGATTTTCAG ATTATCTTCCGGGATTTCAAATCTTCAAACATTCTCTTGGATGATCAATGGAATGCAAAGTTGTCAGACTTTGGATTGGCCAGACTGGGCCCTGCAGATGGATTAAGCCATGTATCAACAGCA GTTGTAGGAACTATTGGATATGCAGCTCCTGAATATATTCAAACGGGGCGTCTCACGTACAAAAGTGATGTGTGGAGCTATGGGGTTTTCCTCTATGAACTTATCACTGGAAGGCGCCCTGTGGATCGAAACCGCCcgaagaatgagcaaaaacttCTGGACTGGGTCAGGCCACACCTCTCTGATCTAAAGAAGTTCCAACTGATTATTGACCCAAGGCTCGAAGGAAAGTACTCTCTCAAGTCTGTCCATAAGCTAGCTTTCATAGCTAACAAGTGCTTAGTGCGACACCCAAAAACGCGCCCCAAAATGAGTGACGTTTTGGAGATGGTGAATCGAATTGTGGAGGCAGCTGAGATGGGGAGTCCTCAAGTACTAATGAATAGCTTGGCTCTGAAAGATGCTTCTGAAAAGTCCAGAAGAGAATTATTGAAGGGGAGGTTTGTGGATCCGATAATTGGAGAAAATGGATGGTTGGTTCGTCGATCATGGAGACCAAAGTTTGTGAGGGCTTGTTAA
- the LOC131165400 gene encoding ribosomal RNA-processing protein 14-like, giving the protein MAKKKEKSTQLPENDLKSVIHNHSLFFDKLIELIPARYYLPTDDTEKPWFQGLNKAEKASLKQKTRENIKKARRDRLDPEKSSSTTLDLLKQGLENEKSGNKLDGDNDDGAEVMPVKPVFNMDGDDQSVTYEELRQRLHKRIEELRSGRGGSDKIQKNDKSVKSERKDNHKNKRKREIKSAETKDKGKNSNLVKEDASEAAKGLAFGNVKIDNEEERGRKKKRKLSKEKELERAKRLEEAKKDPERGEIVAKKHSWKAATGRAAGIKVHDDPKLIKQSMQKEKRRHAKSVEKWKERVETREKMKVGKQQTRAENIADRIHQKKMRKIEKREKKLMRPGFEGRKEGYINED; this is encoded by the exons ATG gcaaagaagaaggagaaatcTACCCAACTTCCTGAAAATGATCTGAAGTCAGTAATTCATAACCACTCTCTATTCTTTGACAAGCTCATTGAGCTTATCCCTGCTAGATATTATCTGCCTACGGATGATACCGAAAAGCCATGGTTTCAAGGCCTAAACAAAGCTGAAAAAGCTTCTTTGAAGCAGAAAACACGAGAAAACATTAAAAAAGCCCGACGAGACCGCTTAGACCCTGAGAAATCATCCTCCACGACCTTAGATTTGCTAAAGCAGGGCCTGGAGAATGAGAAATCTGGTAATAAATTGGATGGTGATAATGATGATGGAGCTGAGGTTATGCCTGTCAAACCTGTATTTAATATGGATGGCGATGATCAGTCAGTGACATATGAAGAGCTTCGGCAACGACTTCATAAGCGAATTGAAGAGCTTCGATCAGGTCGTGGGGGTTCTGATAAAATTCAAAAGAATGACAAGAGTGTAAAAAGTGAGAGGAAGGATAACCATAAAAATAAGCGCAAGAGAGAAATCAAATCTGCAGAAACAAAAGATAAGGGTAAGAATAGCAATTTAGTGAAGGAGGATGCATCAGAGGCTGCAAAGGGACTTGCATTTGGGAATGTGAAGATTGATAATGAGGAAGAGCggggaaggaagaagaagaggaagcttTCGAAGGAGAAAGAGTTGGAGAGGGCAAAGAGATTGGAGGAGGCGAAGAAGGATCCAGAAAGAGGGGAGATTGTGGCAAAGAAGCATTCTTGGAAGGCAGCAACAGGTAGAGCAGCGGGAATAAAGGTGCATGATGATCCAAAGTTGATAAAGCAGAGCATGCAGAAGGAGAAGAGGAGGCATGCAAAGAGTGTGGAGAAGTGGAAGGAGAGAGTTGAAACCAGAGAGAAGATGAAGGTGGGGAAGCAGCAGACGAGAGCAGAAAATATAGCAGACAGGATTCATCAGAAGAAGATGCggaaaattgagaagagagaaaaGAAGCTTATGCGGCCGGGATTTGAAGGTCGTAAGGaaggctatattaatgaagactAA
- the LOC131165399 gene encoding serine/threonine-protein kinase PCRK1-like isoform X1 — translation MKVDSQFLLPPPPSGKDKIHFGAMKCFPFSSWDKNDESKTTKSSSVRSSTSMLTDREVRRLDSELNSQNVSEISTESSARNSFTSMSQRSSLLRVFTFSELKTATRNFSRSLMIGEGGFGGVYKGVIRSTEDQHKKIDIAVKQLSKRGLQEWVTEVNVLGVVEHPNLVKLVGYCADDDERGMQRLLIYEYMPNRSVQDHLSNRYQPPLPWVARLRIAQDAARGLTYLHEEMDFQIIFRDFKSSNILLDDQWNAKLSDFGLARLGPADGLSHVSTAVVGTIGYAAPEYIQTGRLTYKSDVWSYGVFLYELITGRRPVDRNRPKNEQKLLDWVRPHLSDLKKFQLIIDPRLEGKYSLKSVHKLAFIANKCLVRHPKTRPKMSDVLEMVNRIVEAAEMGSPQVLMNSLALKDASEKSRRELLKGRFVDPIIGENGWLVRRSWRPKFVRAC, via the exons AAAGACAAAATTCATTTTGGGGCTATGAAGTGTTTCCCTTTCTCCAGCTGGGACAAAAATGATGAATCTAAGACCACGAAGTCTAGCTCAGTCCGCTCCTCCACTTCCATGTTGACTGATCGTGAAGTGAGGAGATTGGACTCTGAATTAAACTCCCAGAATGTATCAGAAATTAGCACGGAATCCTCCGCAAGGAACTCGTTTACGAGTATGTCTCAAAGATCCAGCCTCCTCAGAGTTTTCACGTTCTCGGAGCTGAAGACAGCCACAAGAAATTTCAGCCGCTCCCTGATGATTGGAGAGGGTGGATTTGGGGGTGTGTATAAGGGTGTTATCCGGAGTACAGAAGATCAACATAAGAAAATTGATATTGCTGTTAAGCAACTCAGCAAGAGAGGGTTGCAG GAATGGGTGACAGAAGTAAATGTCCTGGGTGTTGTTGAACATCCAAATCTTGTCAAACTAGTGGGCTACTGTGCTGACGATGATGAAAGAGGGATGCAGCGGCTGTTAATATATGAATACATGCCCAATAGGAGCGTGCAGGATCATTTATCAAATCGATATCAACCACCCCTTCCATGGGTCGCGCGACTGAGAATAGCTCAGGATGCAGCACGCGGCTTGACCTACCTCCACGAAGAAATGGATTTTCAG ATTATCTTCCGGGATTTCAAATCTTCAAACATTCTCTTGGATGATCAATGGAATGCAAAGTTGTCAGACTTTGGATTGGCCAGACTGGGCCCTGCAGATGGATTAAGCCATGTATCAACAGCA GTTGTAGGAACTATTGGATATGCAGCTCCTGAATATATTCAAACGGGGCGTCTCACGTACAAAAGTGATGTGTGGAGCTATGGGGTTTTCCTCTATGAACTTATCACTGGAAGGCGCCCTGTGGATCGAAACCGCCcgaagaatgagcaaaaacttCTGGACTGGGTCAGGCCACACCTCTCTGATCTAAAGAAGTTCCAACTGATTATTGACCCAAGGCTCGAAGGAAAGTACTCTCTCAAGTCTGTCCATAAGCTAGCTTTCATAGCTAACAAGTGCTTAGTGCGACACCCAAAAACGCGCCCCAAAATGAGTGACGTTTTGGAGATGGTGAATCGAATTGTGGAGGCAGCTGAGATGGGGAGTCCTCAAGTACTAATGAATAGCTTGGCTCTGAAAGATGCTTCTGAAAAGTCCAGAAGAGAATTATTGAAGGGGAGGTTTGTGGATCCGATAATTGGAGAAAATGGATGGTTGGTTCGTCGATCATGGAGACCAAAGTTTGTGAGGGCTTGTTAA
- the LOC131165399 gene encoding serine/threonine-protein kinase PCRK1-like isoform X4 has product MKTKCKKDKIHFGAMKCFPFSSWDKNDESKTTKSSSVRSSTSMLTDREVRRLDSELNSQNVSEISTESSARNSFTSMSQRSSLLRVFTFSELKTATRNFSRSLMIGEGGFGGVYKGVIRSTEDQHKKIDIAVKQLSKRGLQGHKEWVTEVNVLGVVEHPNLVKLVGYCADDDERGMQRLLIYEYMPNRSVQDHLSNRYQPPLPWVARLRIAQDAARGLTYLHEEMDFQIIFRDFKSSNILLDDQWNAKLSDFGLARLGPADGLSHVSTAVVGTIGYAAPEYIQTGRLTYKSDVWSYGVFLYELITGRRPVDRNRPKNEQKLLDWVRPHLSDLKKFQLIIDPRLEGKYSLKSVHKLAFIANKCLVRHPKTRPKMSDVLEMVNRIVEAAEMGSPQVLMNSLALKDASEKSRRELLKGRFVDPIIGENGWLVRRSWRPKFVRAC; this is encoded by the exons atgaagactAAGTGTAAG AAAGACAAAATTCATTTTGGGGCTATGAAGTGTTTCCCTTTCTCCAGCTGGGACAAAAATGATGAATCTAAGACCACGAAGTCTAGCTCAGTCCGCTCCTCCACTTCCATGTTGACTGATCGTGAAGTGAGGAGATTGGACTCTGAATTAAACTCCCAGAATGTATCAGAAATTAGCACGGAATCCTCCGCAAGGAACTCGTTTACGAGTATGTCTCAAAGATCCAGCCTCCTCAGAGTTTTCACGTTCTCGGAGCTGAAGACAGCCACAAGAAATTTCAGCCGCTCCCTGATGATTGGAGAGGGTGGATTTGGGGGTGTGTATAAGGGTGTTATCCGGAGTACAGAAGATCAACATAAGAAAATTGATATTGCTGTTAAGCAACTCAGCAAGAGAGGGTTGCAG GGGCACAAGGAATGGGTGACAGAAGTAAATGTCCTGGGTGTTGTTGAACATCCAAATCTTGTCAAACTAGTGGGCTACTGTGCTGACGATGATGAAAGAGGGATGCAGCGGCTGTTAATATATGAATACATGCCCAATAGGAGCGTGCAGGATCATTTATCAAATCGATATCAACCACCCCTTCCATGGGTCGCGCGACTGAGAATAGCTCAGGATGCAGCACGCGGCTTGACCTACCTCCACGAAGAAATGGATTTTCAG ATTATCTTCCGGGATTTCAAATCTTCAAACATTCTCTTGGATGATCAATGGAATGCAAAGTTGTCAGACTTTGGATTGGCCAGACTGGGCCCTGCAGATGGATTAAGCCATGTATCAACAGCA GTTGTAGGAACTATTGGATATGCAGCTCCTGAATATATTCAAACGGGGCGTCTCACGTACAAAAGTGATGTGTGGAGCTATGGGGTTTTCCTCTATGAACTTATCACTGGAAGGCGCCCTGTGGATCGAAACCGCCcgaagaatgagcaaaaacttCTGGACTGGGTCAGGCCACACCTCTCTGATCTAAAGAAGTTCCAACTGATTATTGACCCAAGGCTCGAAGGAAAGTACTCTCTCAAGTCTGTCCATAAGCTAGCTTTCATAGCTAACAAGTGCTTAGTGCGACACCCAAAAACGCGCCCCAAAATGAGTGACGTTTTGGAGATGGTGAATCGAATTGTGGAGGCAGCTGAGATGGGGAGTCCTCAAGTACTAATGAATAGCTTGGCTCTGAAAGATGCTTCTGAAAAGTCCAGAAGAGAATTATTGAAGGGGAGGTTTGTGGATCCGATAATTGGAGAAAATGGATGGTTGGTTCGTCGATCATGGAGACCAAAGTTTGTGAGGGCTTGTTAA
- the LOC131165399 gene encoding serine/threonine-protein kinase PCRK1-like isoform X7, whose product MKKDKIHFGAMKCFPFSSWDKNDESKTTKSSSVRSSTSMLTDREVRRLDSELNSQNVSEISTESSARNSFTSMSQRSSLLRVFTFSELKTATRNFSRSLMIGEGGFGGVYKGVIRSTEDQHKKIDIAVKQLSKRGLQEWVTEVNVLGVVEHPNLVKLVGYCADDDERGMQRLLIYEYMPNRSVQDHLSNRYQPPLPWVARLRIAQDAARGLTYLHEEMDFQIIFRDFKSSNILLDDQWNAKLSDFGLARLGPADGLSHVSTAVVGTIGYAAPEYIQTGRLTYKSDVWSYGVFLYELITGRRPVDRNRPKNEQKLLDWVRPHLSDLKKFQLIIDPRLEGKYSLKSVHKLAFIANKCLVRHPKTRPKMSDVLEMVNRIVEAAEMGSPQVLMNSLALKDASEKSRRELLKGRFVDPIIGENGWLVRRSWRPKFVRAC is encoded by the exons AAAGACAAAATTCATTTTGGGGCTATGAAGTGTTTCCCTTTCTCCAGCTGGGACAAAAATGATGAATCTAAGACCACGAAGTCTAGCTCAGTCCGCTCCTCCACTTCCATGTTGACTGATCGTGAAGTGAGGAGATTGGACTCTGAATTAAACTCCCAGAATGTATCAGAAATTAGCACGGAATCCTCCGCAAGGAACTCGTTTACGAGTATGTCTCAAAGATCCAGCCTCCTCAGAGTTTTCACGTTCTCGGAGCTGAAGACAGCCACAAGAAATTTCAGCCGCTCCCTGATGATTGGAGAGGGTGGATTTGGGGGTGTGTATAAGGGTGTTATCCGGAGTACAGAAGATCAACATAAGAAAATTGATATTGCTGTTAAGCAACTCAGCAAGAGAGGGTTGCAG GAATGGGTGACAGAAGTAAATGTCCTGGGTGTTGTTGAACATCCAAATCTTGTCAAACTAGTGGGCTACTGTGCTGACGATGATGAAAGAGGGATGCAGCGGCTGTTAATATATGAATACATGCCCAATAGGAGCGTGCAGGATCATTTATCAAATCGATATCAACCACCCCTTCCATGGGTCGCGCGACTGAGAATAGCTCAGGATGCAGCACGCGGCTTGACCTACCTCCACGAAGAAATGGATTTTCAG ATTATCTTCCGGGATTTCAAATCTTCAAACATTCTCTTGGATGATCAATGGAATGCAAAGTTGTCAGACTTTGGATTGGCCAGACTGGGCCCTGCAGATGGATTAAGCCATGTATCAACAGCA GTTGTAGGAACTATTGGATATGCAGCTCCTGAATATATTCAAACGGGGCGTCTCACGTACAAAAGTGATGTGTGGAGCTATGGGGTTTTCCTCTATGAACTTATCACTGGAAGGCGCCCTGTGGATCGAAACCGCCcgaagaatgagcaaaaacttCTGGACTGGGTCAGGCCACACCTCTCTGATCTAAAGAAGTTCCAACTGATTATTGACCCAAGGCTCGAAGGAAAGTACTCTCTCAAGTCTGTCCATAAGCTAGCTTTCATAGCTAACAAGTGCTTAGTGCGACACCCAAAAACGCGCCCCAAAATGAGTGACGTTTTGGAGATGGTGAATCGAATTGTGGAGGCAGCTGAGATGGGGAGTCCTCAAGTACTAATGAATAGCTTGGCTCTGAAAGATGCTTCTGAAAAGTCCAGAAGAGAATTATTGAAGGGGAGGTTTGTGGATCCGATAATTGGAGAAAATGGATGGTTGGTTCGTCGATCATGGAGACCAAAGTTTGTGAGGGCTTGTTAA